ATCGTTGGTGAGACCGTAAAGGCTCACATCATGCAGCGTTGAGGGATACACGTGGCCACGCGCTTCGATGAGTCCCTCGCACACGCGAATGGCATCAGGGAAGGAATTGGTCTCGTCTGCGATGGCCGTGAGAATGAGGTTTCCGAGCGAGTGATTGTCGAGATAGTCAAAGCGATGGCGAAACGCACGTGCGAGTATGCCCTCGTAATTGGCCGACATCGCGCTGATGCACTTGCGGATATCGCCCGGCGGTATCACACCACCACGTTCACGCAGGATGCCCGTCGAGCCACCATCATCGACCATGGCGACGACCGAGGAGACCTTGCAGCCCATGTCGAGCAGCGTGCGGATGGAAGCGGGTGCGCCCGTGCCACCACCTATGACGACGGCATTTGTTCGATTCATGGGACCTCCTAGTTGACCTCGGCAAGCGCCAGGTCACGATGAGCGGTGTTGACGTGGAAGCCCGCCTGCGAGAGATGCTGACCAGTCATGATAGCAAGCGCAACGCTGCGATGCTGGCCCCCCGTGCAGCCCACACCGATGGTGAGGTATTGCTTGCCCTCCTGGATGTAGCCGGGAATGATCTCGTCGAGCAAGGCGTACCAGCGCTCGAGAAAACGCTTGGTCTCGGGCTGTTCGAGTACGAACTCGGAGACCTCACGATCGAGACCCGTCTTGGTACGCAGCTCCTTGTCGTAGTACGGATTGGGAAGGAAGCGTACGTCGATGACAATATCGGCGTCGATAGGTGCGCCGTGTTTGAAGCCGAAGGAGTAAACCGAGATATGCATCTCGTCGATATCGTTCTCGGACGCAAAGAGCGCGCGAATCTTTGCACGCGTCTCCTGGGGGCGCGTGACGCTTGTGTCGAGCACGTAATCGGCTTGCGTGCGCGCCTCATCGAGCAGCTCTCGTTCCTTGCGAATGCCATCGAGAATTGACATGTCGCCCTCGCAAAGCGGATGACGACGTCGCGTTGCCTTATAACGATTCAACAGTTGCTCATCTGTCGAATCGAGGAAGAGCACCTTGGTGGAGATTCCCATCTCGTCGAGCTTGTCAAGCTCGCGAGCCAGTTCGGGGAAGAACTCCTTGGCGCGCAAATCGCAGACAACGGCAAGCTTGCGCGAGGAACCAACGTTGAGACCGGCGAGGCTCACAAGGTTGAGAAGCAGCGAAGGCGGCAGGTTGTCGATGCAGAAATAACCAAGGTCCTCGAAGGTGTGCATGGCCTCGGTGCGGCCTGCGCCGGACATGCCGGTAATGACGATGAGGTCGGGACCAAGCGTCGAAGGGCTAGGCTCCTCGACAGCGTCTTGCTGAGCCATGAGACTCCCCTTTATCGAAATTGCAGGAGCTCACAGTATACCGCGAGTGAATGGCTTCATGTCATCTCGACCGGAGGTGCGCAGACACCCCCTGTCATCTCGACCGAGCGAAGCGAGTGGAGAGATCTCAGTTTTCTTTGCGGCGGGAAGATCGAGATTTCTCGACTTCGCTCACTGTGTTCGCTCCGCTCGAAATGACAAGGGAGGCATTGGCGTGTCCTCGCTCGAAATGACAAGGGAGGGCGTCCGTGCGTCTCCGCTCGAAATGACAAGGGAGGGACGGAATCACGCCCCATGCTCGGCATCGAAGTCGAGGATGACCGCGTAGAGGTCTTCGGCGACCTGCTTGGGAATACCGGGCACGGCTTCGATCTCCTCGAGACTCGCCTCGCGCATGCGCTTGACGCTGCCAAAGTGCTTGAGGAGCTGCTTGCGCCGTTTGGGACCCAGGCCGGGAACATCGTCGAGGATGGAGGCGACCATGCCCTTGTCGCGTAGCTCGCGGTGGAAGGTGATCGCAAAACGGTGCGCCTCGTCGCGCACGTGCTTGACGAGGTAGAGCGAGGGGCTTCCGCTTGGCAGCACGACGGGACCCGTATCATCCCAGGGCACGTAGAGTTCCTCGTCCTTCTTGGCCAGACCCGCCATGGGAATGTCGAGACCGAGCTCGGAGAGCTCGTTAATGGCAGCCGTGAGCTGCGGCTTGCCGCCGTCGAGGATG
This window of the Coriobacteriaceae bacterium genome carries:
- the rapZ gene encoding RNase adapter RapZ; this translates as MAQQDAVEEPSPSTLGPDLIVITGMSGAGRTEAMHTFEDLGYFCIDNLPPSLLLNLVSLAGLNVGSSRKLAVVCDLRAKEFFPELARELDKLDEMGISTKVLFLDSTDEQLLNRYKATRRRHPLCEGDMSILDGIRKERELLDEARTQADYVLDTSVTRPQETRAKIRALFASENDIDEMHISVYSFGFKHGAPIDADIVIDVRFLPNPYYDKELRTKTGLDREVSEFVLEQPETKRFLERWYALLDEIIPGYIQEGKQYLTIGVGCTGGQHRSVALAIMTGQHLSQAGFHVNTAHRDLALAEVN